One window of the Chryseotalea sp. WA131a genome contains the following:
- the typA gene encoding translational GTPase TypA, which yields MEVEKIRNIAIIAHVDHGKTTLVDKLLHAGHLFKDHENPGELIMDSNDLERERGITILAKNVSVRYKDYKINVIDTPGHSDFGGEVERVLNMADGCLLLVDAFEGPMPQTRFVLQKALQLGLKPIVVINKVDKKNCTPDEVHESVFDLMFALDANEDQLDFPTFYGSAKQGWMSDDWKKPTTDINALIEGVIKYIPAPKIDVGPTQLMITSLEYSSYIGRVAIGRIQRGSVKAGQFVVLVKRDTGAIVKTRIKEVYVFEGFDKKKVEEVKAGDICALVGLEGFEIGDTVADVEKPEALKSIKIDEPTMSMLFTINNSPFYGKEGKFVTSRHIKERLDKELEKNLALKVGDTGSADSFLVFGRGVLHLSVLIETMRREGYELQIGQPQVIFKEIDGVKCEPMEELTIDLPEIVAGKAIETVSQRKGEMTNMEPKADRMILKFMIPARGIIGLRNYLLNVTAGEAIVTHRFKEYQPYKGEIPGRINGSLICMEQGEAIPYSLHNLQDRGKFFIDPSDAVYEGQVVGENNRSGDLVINITKTKKLTNMRATGSEEKMTIRPAVKFSLEEALEYIQGDEYVEVTPKSIRLRKIYLTENDRKRYANKATVTA from the coding sequence ATGGAAGTAGAAAAAATCAGGAACATCGCCATTATCGCCCACGTTGACCACGGCAAAACAACTTTGGTTGACAAACTATTGCATGCCGGTCATCTTTTTAAAGACCACGAGAACCCAGGCGAGCTAATCATGGACAGCAATGACTTGGAGCGCGAGCGAGGAATCACCATTTTGGCCAAGAACGTTTCTGTACGCTATAAAGATTATAAAATTAACGTGATAGACACCCCTGGTCACAGTGACTTTGGAGGTGAAGTGGAGCGCGTATTGAACATGGCCGATGGTTGTTTGCTATTGGTGGATGCGTTTGAAGGCCCAATGCCTCAAACCCGTTTTGTATTGCAAAAGGCGTTGCAATTGGGCTTAAAGCCGATTGTGGTTATTAATAAAGTAGATAAGAAAAACTGTACACCAGACGAAGTACACGAGTCGGTATTTGATTTAATGTTTGCGCTTGACGCGAATGAAGATCAGCTCGATTTCCCTACTTTCTATGGTTCGGCCAAGCAAGGCTGGATGAGCGATGATTGGAAAAAACCTACTACCGATATCAACGCGTTGATTGAAGGTGTGATCAAATACATCCCCGCACCAAAGATTGACGTTGGCCCCACACAGTTGATGATTACTTCATTGGAGTACTCGTCTTACATTGGTCGTGTGGCGATTGGTCGCATTCAGCGAGGAAGTGTAAAAGCTGGACAATTTGTGGTATTGGTAAAACGCGATACAGGTGCGATTGTAAAAACCCGTATTAAAGAGGTTTACGTATTTGAAGGCTTTGATAAGAAGAAAGTAGAAGAGGTAAAGGCTGGCGATATTTGTGCGTTGGTGGGCTTGGAAGGTTTTGAAATTGGTGATACCGTTGCCGATGTTGAAAAACCCGAGGCATTGAAATCGATCAAGATTGATGAGCCTACGATGAGCATGCTTTTCACGATTAACAACTCACCTTTCTATGGTAAAGAAGGCAAGTTTGTTACCTCACGTCACATTAAAGAGCGTTTGGATAAAGAGTTGGAGAAGAACTTGGCGTTGAAAGTTGGCGATACGGGTTCTGCCGATAGCTTCTTGGTATTTGGAAGAGGCGTGTTGCACTTGTCCGTATTGATTGAAACCATGCGCAGAGAAGGATACGAGTTACAGATTGGTCAGCCGCAAGTAATCTTCAAAGAAATTGATGGCGTAAAGTGTGAGCCAATGGAAGAATTGACCATCGATTTACCCGAAATCGTAGCAGGCAAGGCGATCGAAACGGTATCGCAGCGAAAAGGCGAAATGACGAACATGGAACCAAAAGCTGACCGCATGATTTTGAAATTCATGATTCCGGCCCGAGGCATTATTGGTTTGCGAAATTATTTATTGAACGTAACAGCCGGTGAAGCGATTGTTACACATCGTTTCAAAGAATATCAACCGTACAAAGGAGAAATTCCAGGTCGCATCAATGGCTCTTTGATTTGTATGGAACAAGGTGAAGCCATTCCTTACAGCTTGCACAACCTGCAAGACCGTGGTAAATTTTTCATTGACCCTAGTGATGCTGTCTACGAAGGGCAGGTAGTGGGCGAAAATAATCGCAGTGGGGATTTGGTGATCAACATTACCAAAACCAAGAAATTGACCAACATGCGTGCCACCGGATCAGAAGAGAAGATGACCATCCGCCCCGCAGTAAAGTTTTCGTTAGAAGAAGCGTTGGAATACATTCAAGGAGATGAGTACGTGGAGGTAACACCCAAGTCGATTCGTTTGAGAAAAATTTACTTGACCGAAAACGACCGTAAGCGTTACGCGAACAAGGCAACCGTAACTGCATAA
- a CDS encoding tetratricopeptide repeat protein, producing the protein MTKLVMSLVISFSTHFVFAQGIDKALEAQADTLVEHQEYGKAVGIYSKIIAKSKTEKTHRIQYKRAVCFYYLGEFQKAIEDVTQFIPEYPQSHQAYILRALAYRQLGDLDNQLKDIEKATELQAGNTQLIKWRGSLYIEKGEFAKGKDDLLLAKAFEDDAELETNLGMAYQSLGNLQEAINCFNQSIVLDVTYSPAYLYAGSFLLEEAHYEKALVYFDLLLRLEPDNASALFYRGVALVELKREKEGCRCLQKAFSAGQDDALGYLKEYCYDVFK; encoded by the coding sequence ATGACCAAACTCGTGATGAGTTTGGTCATTTCATTTTCAACCCATTTTGTTTTTGCGCAAGGGATTGATAAAGCACTGGAAGCACAGGCCGATACCTTGGTGGAGCATCAAGAGTATGGCAAGGCAGTCGGCATTTATTCTAAAATCATAGCCAAATCAAAAACTGAAAAAACACACCGCATACAGTATAAAAGAGCGGTTTGCTTTTATTACTTGGGCGAATTTCAAAAAGCGATAGAAGATGTTACGCAGTTCATACCAGAGTATCCACAAAGTCATCAAGCCTACATTCTTCGGGCGTTGGCCTATCGGCAGTTGGGAGATTTGGATAACCAATTAAAAGACATAGAAAAAGCAACCGAGTTGCAGGCCGGTAACACACAATTGATCAAGTGGCGAGGCTCGCTGTATATCGAGAAGGGCGAGTTTGCCAAAGGCAAAGATGATTTGTTGTTGGCCAAAGCATTTGAAGACGATGCCGAACTTGAAACCAATTTGGGCATGGCGTATCAATCGTTGGGCAATTTGCAAGAAGCCATCAATTGCTTCAATCAATCCATTGTGCTAGATGTTACCTATAGCCCCGCCTACTTGTATGCGGGAAGCTTTTTGTTGGAAGAAGCCCACTATGAAAAAGCACTTGTTTATTTTGATTTACTGTTGCGCCTGGAACCCGACAATGCCTCCGCGCTTTTTTACAGAGGCGTGGCGTTGGTGGAATTGAAACGCGAGAAGGAGGGATGCCGCTGCTTGCAGAAGGCATTTAGTGCCGGGCAAGATGACGCTCTCGGTTACCTCAAGGAGTATTGTTACGATGTATTCAAATAG
- a CDS encoding c-type cytochrome, whose protein sequence is MKYKISDLVKLLTLALIVSLSNPSFSQDIPTDAASIKAGEELFNGNCKSCHRVDKKLVGPALAGVQDRAPSIKWILEWVKNPAKVIASGDEYANKIYNEYNKSQMTAFTSYTDAQILSILGYIKAYKAPEATPTTVAGAPAGGAAGIPSEYLNLIVGGMILILVLMVVILALIVSALKRFLNQKELSEDDEQVVNSPYTLATITKSSGFIFVVVFIVAAIVFKTTIDGLYSIGVQQDYAPKQPIAFSHKLHAGSYEINCKYCHTGVLKGKQANIPSPNICMNCHTQIKQESPEIQKIYSAIGYDPKTASYTGKQKPIEWVRIHNLPDLAYFNHAQHVNVGGIECQTCHGPIQEMEVVKQYSLLTMGWCIDCHRKTDVNSKGNAYYDKLNELHKGSKKTMKVEDIGGLECAKCHY, encoded by the coding sequence ATGAAGTACAAAATATCTGATTTAGTAAAGCTTCTCACACTCGCACTGATTGTTTCCCTAAGTAATCCTTCTTTTTCGCAAGACATCCCTACGGATGCGGCAAGCATTAAAGCGGGCGAGGAGTTATTTAACGGCAACTGTAAATCATGTCACCGGGTAGATAAAAAATTGGTGGGGCCTGCACTGGCAGGGGTGCAAGATAGGGCTCCTTCCATTAAATGGATTTTGGAATGGGTGAAAAATCCCGCCAAGGTGATTGCCAGTGGCGATGAGTATGCCAATAAAATCTATAACGAATACAACAAAAGCCAGATGACGGCTTTTACCAGTTATACTGATGCCCAAATCTTGAGCATCTTAGGTTATATAAAAGCTTACAAAGCTCCAGAAGCCACCCCTACTACCGTTGCTGGTGCCCCTGCTGGTGGAGCAGCCGGAATTCCAAGTGAATACCTCAACCTCATTGTGGGTGGAATGATTTTGATCTTGGTGTTGATGGTAGTGATTTTAGCACTAATTGTTTCGGCATTAAAGAGATTTTTGAACCAAAAAGAACTTAGCGAAGATGATGAGCAGGTGGTAAACTCACCTTATACGCTTGCAACTATTACCAAAAGCTCGGGCTTTATATTTGTCGTGGTATTTATTGTGGCCGCCATCGTGTTTAAAACCACCATCGATGGGTTGTACTCCATTGGTGTTCAGCAAGATTACGCACCCAAGCAGCCAATTGCTTTCTCACACAAATTGCATGCAGGCTCTTACGAAATCAACTGCAAGTATTGCCACACAGGCGTGTTAAAGGGCAAGCAAGCCAACATTCCTTCACCTAATATTTGTATGAACTGCCACACGCAGATCAAACAAGAGTCTCCTGAAATCCAAAAGATCTATTCTGCTATTGGCTATGATCCTAAAACAGCTTCCTACACGGGCAAGCAAAAGCCCATTGAGTGGGTTCGCATTCACAACCTGCCAGACTTAGCTTATTTTAACCACGCCCAGCACGTAAATGTAGGTGGCATTGAATGCCAAACTTGCCATGGCCCTATTCAAGAGATGGAAGTAGTGAAGCAATATTCTCTATTAACAATGGGTTGGTGCATCGATTGCCACCGCAAAACGGATGTGAACAGTAAGGGCAATGCCTATTATGATAAGCTCAATGAATTGCACAAGGGCTCTAAGAAGACCATGAAAGTAGAGGACATTGGTGGCTTGGAGTGTGCGAAGTGTCACTATTGA
- a CDS encoding TAT-variant-translocated molybdopterin oxidoreductase translates to MGSTKKTYWKGLPELKNDPAHVKHADKEFVDLGVQEDPGHSRRDFLKMMGFSVAAASLAACEAPVRKAIPYIVKPVDVDPGIPNYYASTYVNGGDYCSIVVKVRDGRPIKLDGNALSSVTKGGTSAQVEASVLSLYDNYRLRGPKKGGENSDWDSIDGEITSKLDDIAGKSGQIRIISNTILSPSTKAAIEKFKVKYPTTTHVQYDPISYFGMWKANEESFGKGLIPSYDFSKAKVIVSVGADFLGTWLSPIEFTKGYAVNREVSEEKRDMSRHYQFESNLSLTGANADYRGQMKPSQEGAVLAQIYNIVSGGSATDSGVTYVEKAAKELLANKGASLVVCSSNDKETQVLVNEINNMLGNYGTTILPSLPVHFRQGNDEAMATFVEEAKGGKVDGVIFYNCNPVYDHPMGAALAVSLKGMALTVSTSYTPDETASSVAYLAPDHHYLESWNDFEPKPGHYSLSQPAITPLFKSRQAQESLMVWAGEKEVEYFSFVSENWKKWFYEKQNAEGSFQTFWDKCLYNGVYEFTADTEAVNFTSHASEALAAVSAKKAAGQFELVIYESYGIGNGSMANNPLLQELPDPITKATWDHYATISQTDASKFFKIDNDAEGHTKFISITVNGKTIELPALIQPGQAVGTIGVALGYGRTKVGAVAENLGVNVYPMVALAAGSLDYNAISASAKIVDKSFQLAQTQIHQTYMGRENVIQESVLSEFKKDARAGRYNPEVTNWEEKVEAKDVSLWKGHEYKNHYWGMSIDLNTCTGCAACVVACNVENNVAMVGKQEVINRREMHWLRIDRYYSSDAKPGDFTEMEKAANNPEVTFQPMMCQHCNNAPCETVCPVAATTHSTEGLNQMTYNRCIGTRYCANNCPYKVRRFNWFKYHDNQQFYSVNPAMNTDLGRMVLNPEVTVRSRGVMEKCSFCVQRIQTGKLTAKKERRPLNDGEVITACQAACTTGAIVFGDMNNPESKISKLLKIESDPKRPYGIDKKIGNPRAYRVLEDIGVKPNVFYLTKIRNKDEHKEHA, encoded by the coding sequence ATGGGTAGTACCAAAAAGACATATTGGAAAGGTTTGCCAGAGTTGAAAAACGACCCGGCTCACGTAAAACATGCCGATAAGGAGTTTGTTGACTTGGGCGTGCAGGAGGACCCCGGTCACTCGCGCAGAGATTTCTTGAAGATGATGGGCTTTAGCGTAGCTGCTGCTTCGTTGGCAGCGTGCGAAGCGCCTGTTCGCAAGGCTATTCCGTATATCGTTAAGCCGGTTGATGTTGACCCCGGTATCCCGAATTACTATGCCTCCACGTATGTAAATGGTGGGGATTATTGCAGTATAGTAGTTAAAGTTCGTGACGGACGTCCGATAAAATTAGATGGCAACGCGCTTTCTAGCGTAACCAAAGGCGGCACCAGCGCTCAAGTAGAAGCTTCCGTTCTTTCTCTTTATGATAACTATCGCTTGCGTGGACCTAAAAAGGGTGGTGAAAATTCAGATTGGGATTCCATTGATGGAGAAATCACTTCAAAATTAGATGACATTGCCGGCAAAAGCGGCCAGATCAGGATTATAAGCAACACAATCTTAAGCCCTAGCACCAAAGCAGCGATTGAAAAATTTAAAGTAAAATACCCAACTACCACACATGTTCAGTACGACCCGATTTCGTATTTCGGTATGTGGAAGGCAAATGAAGAATCGTTTGGCAAGGGATTGATTCCAAGCTATGATTTTAGCAAGGCAAAAGTGATAGTAAGTGTGGGTGCTGATTTCTTGGGCACATGGCTTTCACCAATCGAGTTCACCAAAGGCTATGCGGTGAACCGCGAAGTGAGCGAAGAGAAACGCGACATGTCCCGCCATTATCAATTTGAAAGCAATCTATCCTTAACAGGAGCCAATGCCGATTATCGCGGCCAAATGAAACCTTCGCAAGAAGGAGCGGTGTTGGCACAGATCTATAATATAGTGTCGGGTGGTTCTGCTACCGATAGCGGAGTAACGTATGTTGAAAAGGCTGCCAAAGAATTGCTGGCCAACAAAGGTGCCAGCTTGGTAGTTTGCTCATCCAACGACAAAGAGACCCAAGTGTTGGTGAATGAAATTAACAATATGTTGGGCAATTATGGTACTACCATTTTACCAAGTTTGCCTGTTCACTTCCGCCAAGGAAATGATGAGGCCATGGCCACTTTCGTGGAAGAAGCGAAAGGCGGAAAAGTAGATGGCGTAATTTTCTACAACTGCAATCCGGTGTACGATCACCCGATGGGTGCAGCGTTGGCCGTTTCGTTGAAGGGAATGGCGTTAACGGTTTCTACTTCTTACACGCCCGATGAAACTGCTTCATCGGTTGCCTATTTAGCACCTGATCATCACTACTTAGAATCATGGAACGACTTTGAACCAAAGCCCGGTCATTACAGCTTATCACAACCTGCCATTACTCCGCTTTTCAAATCGCGCCAAGCGCAAGAGAGCCTTATGGTGTGGGCAGGCGAAAAGGAGGTAGAGTACTTCTCATTCGTGAGTGAAAACTGGAAGAAGTGGTTCTACGAAAAGCAAAATGCCGAAGGCAGTTTTCAGACTTTCTGGGATAAGTGCTTGTATAATGGAGTGTATGAATTTACAGCCGATACAGAAGCCGTAAACTTCACCTCACATGCTTCAGAAGCATTGGCTGCAGTTTCTGCGAAGAAAGCAGCAGGTCAATTTGAATTGGTGATTTACGAAAGCTACGGAATCGGAAACGGCTCGATGGCCAATAACCCATTGTTGCAAGAATTGCCCGACCCGATTACAAAAGCCACCTGGGATCATTATGCAACCATTTCACAAACAGATGCTTCGAAATTTTTCAAAATCGATAACGATGCGGAAGGTCACACAAAATTCATAAGCATTACCGTAAATGGGAAAACTATTGAGCTTCCTGCCTTGATTCAACCTGGCCAAGCAGTTGGTACTATTGGTGTAGCGCTGGGTTATGGAAGAACAAAAGTAGGGGCGGTGGCCGAAAACCTTGGTGTAAATGTTTACCCTATGGTAGCGTTGGCGGCTGGTTCACTTGATTATAACGCAATAAGTGCATCTGCCAAGATCGTAGACAAGTCATTCCAATTAGCGCAAACGCAAATTCACCAAACCTACATGGGTCGTGAAAATGTGATTCAAGAATCAGTCTTATCTGAATTTAAGAAAGATGCTAGAGCTGGACGATACAATCCAGAGGTAACCAATTGGGAAGAGAAAGTAGAGGCGAAAGATGTGTCGCTTTGGAAAGGTCACGAATACAAGAATCACTATTGGGGCATGTCCATCGATTTGAACACGTGTACCGGCTGCGCGGCTTGCGTGGTAGCTTGTAATGTGGAGAACAACGTGGCCATGGTGGGCAAGCAAGAAGTAATCAATAGACGTGAAATGCATTGGTTACGCATCGATCGCTATTACAGCAGCGATGCCAAGCCAGGCGATTTCACCGAAATGGAAAAGGCGGCCAACAATCCGGAAGTTACTTTCCAGCCGATGATGTGCCAGCATTGTAATAACGCACCGTGCGAAACGGTTTGTCCGGTTGCTGCCACTACACACAGTACCGAAGGCTTAAATCAAATGACCTACAACCGTTGCATTGGCACACGCTATTGCGCGAACAACTGTCCCTATAAAGTACGCAGGTTCAACTGGTTTAAATACCACGATAACCAACAATTCTATTCGGTAAACCCTGCCATGAATACCGACTTGGGCAGAATGGTGTTGAACCCTGAAGTAACCGTGCGTTCACGTGGTGTGATGGAGAAATGTTCCTTCTGTGTGCAGCGCATTCAAACAGGAAAACTGACAGCCAAAAAAGAAAGACGCCCATTGAACGATGGCGAGGTAATTACTGCTTGCCAAGCAGCGTGTACAACTGGTGCGATTGTGTTTGGTGATATGAATAATCCGGAAAGTAAAATCAGCAAGTTGTTGAAAATTGAAAGTGACCCGAAGCGTCCGTACGGCATCGACAAGAAAATTGGCAACCCACGTGCTTACCGCGTGTTGGAAGACATAGGTGTGAAGCCAAACGTTTTCTATCTCACCAAAATCAGAAACAAAGACGAACACAAAGAACACGCTTAA
- the nrfD gene encoding polysulfide reductase NrfD — MQVTSSIREPLITGGKTLRDVSEDISRQVEGKPTGLWWIAMGISLSLLGFGFYCLCFLLWEGVGVWGLNKTVGWAWDITNFVWWVGIGHAGTLISAILLLFRQKWRMSINRAAEAMTIFAVICAATFPFAHMGRLWLGFYWVFPLPNTWGSLWANFNSPLLWDVFAISTYFSVSLVFWYMGLIPDFAVIRDRAVRQGNKLRAQIYNALSFGWDGAARTWSRYESVALILAGLSTPLVLSVHTIVSMDFATSVIPGWHTTIFPPYFVAGAIFSGFAMVLTLLLVTRKVFKLEDYITIYHVELMNIVIIITGSIVGIAYITEFFVAWYGQVPAEYYAFYNRATGPYWWAYWSMMTCNVISPQLFWFKKIRTNLVATFILSIIVNIGMWFERFVIIVTSLHRDYVPSSWSMFHPTIYDMGEYIFTFGLFFTAFFLFAKFFPVINMAEVKSIIKSSSEKKH, encoded by the coding sequence ATGCAAGTAACTTCTTCGATACGCGAACCTTTAATTACCGGTGGCAAAACCCTCCGCGATGTTTCGGAAGACATCAGCCGCCAGGTAGAAGGTAAACCAACCGGCCTTTGGTGGATTGCAATGGGCATTTCACTTTCGTTGTTAGGCTTTGGCTTTTACTGCCTGTGCTTCCTGTTGTGGGAGGGCGTGGGCGTTTGGGGCCTAAACAAAACAGTAGGTTGGGCGTGGGACATCACCAACTTCGTATGGTGGGTTGGTATCGGTCACGCGGGTACTTTAATTTCAGCTATTCTTTTATTGTTCCGCCAAAAGTGGAGAATGTCTATCAACCGCGCAGCCGAGGCAATGACTATCTTTGCCGTTATTTGTGCCGCTACGTTCCCATTCGCCCACATGGGTCGTTTGTGGTTAGGTTTCTATTGGGTATTCCCTTTGCCAAATACATGGGGTTCGTTATGGGCTAACTTCAACTCACCACTGTTGTGGGATGTGTTTGCCATTTCTACTTACTTCTCTGTTTCATTGGTATTTTGGTACATGGGTTTGATTCCTGACTTTGCCGTGATCAGAGACAGAGCGGTTCGTCAAGGAAATAAATTGCGCGCTCAAATTTACAATGCCTTGAGCTTTGGATGGGATGGCGCTGCAAGAACCTGGAGTCGTTATGAATCAGTTGCGTTAATCTTGGCGGGTCTATCCACGCCACTGGTACTTTCGGTTCACACCATCGTATCCATGGACTTCGCGACTTCGGTCATACCGGGATGGCACACCACTATCTTCCCGCCCTACTTTGTGGCCGGTGCGATTTTCTCAGGTTTTGCCATGGTGTTAACCTTGTTGTTGGTAACACGTAAAGTTTTTAAGCTGGAAGATTACATCACCATCTACCACGTGGAGTTGATGAACATTGTTATCATCATTACAGGTTCGATTGTGGGTATCGCCTACATCACTGAATTCTTTGTTGCTTGGTATGGTCAGGTACCGGCTGAGTATTACGCGTTTTATAACAGAGCTACTGGCCCTTATTGGTGGGCTTACTGGTCAATGATGACCTGTAATGTAATTTCACCTCAGCTTTTTTGGTTCAAAAAAATCAGAACCAACTTGGTGGCTACTTTCATCTTATCCATTATTGTAAACATAGGTATGTGGTTCGAGCGGTTTGTAATCATCGTTACTTCGCTGCACCGCGATTATGTGCCGTCAAGCTGGTCGATGTTCCACCCGACTATTTACGATATGGGTGAGTACATTTTCACATTCGGGTTGTTCTTTACCGCCTTTTTCTTATTTGCTAAATTCTTCCCGGTAATCAATATGGCAGAAGTAAAAAGTATTATTAAATCTTCCTCAGAAAAGAAACATTAA